One stretch of Malus domestica chromosome 14, GDT2T_hap1 DNA includes these proteins:
- the LOC103424508 gene encoding iron-sulfur cluster assembly protein 1-like, giving the protein MLRLAAKRILQGGRLGSPEAQSPAVLSLPRMYHERVVDHYDNPRNVGTFDKNDPTIGTGLVGAPACGDVMKLQIKVDDSTGKIVDACFKTFGCGSAIASSSVATEWVKGKQMEEVLTIKNTEIAKHLSLPPVKLHCSMLAEDAIKAAVKDYQTKQTKKTGGTEASPAEKAVNA; this is encoded by the exons ATGTTGAGACTTGCGGCGAAGAGGATTCTCCAAGGCGGCCGTCTGGGCTCGCCGGAGGCTCAGTCACCGGCGGTCCTGAGCCTGCCACGTATGTACCACGAGAGGGTGGTGGACCACTACGACAACCCCCGCAACGTCGGAACGTTCGACAAGAATGACCCGACGATCGGCACGGGGCTCGTTGGCGCTCCAGCCTGTGGCGACGTGATGAAGCTCCAGATTAAGGTCGATGACAGCACGGGAAAGATTGTTGATGCTTGCTTCAAGACCTTTGGGTGTGGATCGGCCATTGCTTCTTCTTCTGTCG CTACGGAATGGGTGAAGGGGAAACAAATGGAGGAAGTCTTGACGATTAAGAACAC AGAGATTGCAAAACATCTTTCACTTCCTCCAGTGAAGCTTCACTGCAGCATGCTCGCCGAGGATGCCATTAAGGCAGCTGTTAAAGACTATCAAACCAAGCAAACCAAAAAAACTGGCGGTACAGAGGCATCTCCTGCGGAGAAGGCTGTCAATGCTTGA